The Bryobacteraceae bacterium genome includes a window with the following:
- the ftsH-2 gene encoding ATP-dependent zinc metalloprotease FtsH, producing MNSNVKTAIFWVVLVCIAVLLWTVVKTNTGRQVSELSFTDFIKQVEAGRVVEVTIAGTEVSGKLQGNAEIRTVIPPGYDKVYDLLTEKNVVTRIKEPSTGNWVTILVNAVPFVLLLAFWIFMMRQMQSGGNKALSFGKSRARMHSSQQKKVTFKDVAGVEEAKEELQEIIEFLREPQKFQKLGGRIPKGVLLIGPPGTGKTLLARAIAGEANVPFFSISGSDFVEMFVGVGASRVRDLFEQGKKNAPCIIFIDEIDAVGRHRGAGLGGGHDEREQTLNQLLVEMDGFESNEGVILVAATNRPDVLDPALLRPGRFDRRVVVSLPDVKGREQILKVHTRKTPLADDVDLSIIARGTPGFAGADLANLVNEAALLAARQNRKVVTMVDFELAKDKVLMGAERRSMMLTEEDRKVTAYHEAGHALVAALLPDADPLHKVTIIPRGRALGVTMQLPTGDVLNRTKAQLEARLTVAMAGRIGEMRYTNQLSTGARNDIEQATELARAMVCDYGMSDLGPLSFGRKEEQIFLGREIAQHRDYSEATAIRIDEEIRRLVDNAHRRAEALIEEYSWALEEIVRTLLERESIDGAEVKAILERGPARAKAESPAAQTEPAAVSASEETQEVLRPEARGIAPGLIDGEHPQPA from the coding sequence ATGAACTCAAACGTCAAAACCGCCATTTTCTGGGTCGTACTGGTCTGCATTGCCGTGCTGCTGTGGACCGTGGTGAAGACCAACACAGGCCGGCAGGTCAGCGAGCTGTCGTTCACCGATTTCATCAAGCAGGTGGAAGCCGGGCGCGTGGTGGAGGTGACCATCGCGGGCACCGAGGTTTCGGGCAAGCTGCAGGGCAACGCGGAAATCCGCACCGTGATTCCGCCGGGCTACGACAAGGTTTACGATCTGCTGACCGAGAAAAACGTCGTGACCCGCATCAAGGAGCCGAGCACGGGCAACTGGGTGACGATCCTCGTCAACGCCGTGCCTTTCGTGCTGCTGCTGGCGTTCTGGATTTTCATGATGAGGCAGATGCAGAGCGGCGGCAACAAGGCGCTGTCGTTCGGCAAGAGCCGCGCGCGGATGCACAGCTCGCAGCAGAAGAAGGTGACGTTCAAGGACGTCGCCGGGGTGGAGGAGGCGAAGGAGGAACTGCAGGAGATCATCGAGTTTCTCCGCGAACCGCAGAAGTTCCAGAAGCTTGGCGGCCGGATTCCGAAAGGCGTGCTGCTGATCGGCCCGCCGGGCACGGGCAAGACGCTGCTGGCGCGAGCCATCGCCGGCGAGGCGAACGTGCCGTTCTTCTCCATTTCGGGCTCCGACTTCGTCGAAATGTTCGTCGGCGTCGGCGCCAGCCGCGTGCGGGACCTGTTCGAGCAGGGCAAGAAGAACGCCCCGTGCATCATCTTTATCGACGAGATCGACGCCGTGGGCCGGCACCGCGGCGCAGGTCTGGGCGGCGGGCACGACGAGCGCGAGCAGACGCTGAACCAGCTGCTGGTGGAGATGGACGGCTTCGAGTCCAACGAAGGCGTCATCCTTGTGGCCGCCACGAACCGGCCTGACGTGCTCGATCCGGCGCTTCTGCGGCCTGGCCGATTCGACCGCCGCGTCGTCGTCAGCCTGCCGGACGTGAAGGGGCGCGAGCAGATTCTGAAGGTGCATACGCGCAAGACGCCGCTGGCCGACGACGTGGATCTGTCGATCATCGCCCGCGGCACGCCCGGCTTCGCGGGCGCGGACCTGGCCAACCTGGTGAACGAGGCGGCGCTGCTGGCCGCCCGCCAGAACCGCAAGGTGGTCACCATGGTGGACTTCGAGCTGGCGAAGGACAAGGTGCTGATGGGCGCCGAGCGCCGCTCGATGATGCTGACCGAGGAAGACCGCAAGGTGACGGCCTATCACGAAGCGGGCCACGCGCTGGTGGCGGCGCTGCTGCCGGACGCCGATCCGCTCCACAAGGTGACCATCATCCCGCGCGGACGCGCGCTGGGCGTCACCATGCAGCTGCCGACCGGGGACGTGCTGAACCGCACGAAGGCGCAGCTGGAAGCCCGGCTGACCGTCGCCATGGCCGGCCGGATCGGCGAGATGCGCTACACAAACCAGCTTTCCACGGGCGCGCGCAACGACATCGAGCAGGCCACGGAACTGGCCCGCGCCATGGTGTGCGACTACGGCATGAGCGACCTCGGGCCGCTCAGCTTCGGACGCAAGGAAGAACAGATTTTCCTGGGACGCGAGATCGCTCAGCACCGCGATTACAGCGAGGCCACGGCGATCCGCATCGACGAGGAGATCCGGCGGCTGGTGGACAACGCGCACCGGAGGGCGGAAGCGCTGATCGAGGAATACAGCTGGGCGCTCGAAGAGATCGTGCGCACGCTGCTCGAACGCGAGTCGATCGATGGCGCGGAAGTGAAGGCGATCCTCGAGCGGGGTCCTGCCCGGGCCAAGGCCGAGTCCCCCGCCGCACAGACCGAGCCGGCTGCTGTTTCGGCCTCTGAAGAGACGCAGGAAGTGCTGCGGCCTGAAGCCCGCGGCATTGCGCCGGGCCTCATCGACGGAGAGCATCCGCAGCCTGCGTGA